CATCGAACCCCTATGAACTGCTTTCGCCAAACCTACGTTTTGTGGTAGCCATTTGTACTCtgagttttatttgttcaccTACTTAACATTTACCGTACAACGCATAGCATAGTCGACGGGGTCATAACTGCCAggctttccgtttccgcttctAGTTTAGAAACCGTTCCTAAGATCGTACCTGGGGGGTACAAATTCGTCGATCGGCTCTTGGTAGTTGAGGCGCGCATCTTCCAGCGACGTCTTCGGCGGTAGATAATCGATATCCGGCTCCTGCGGTGGTAGATACTCGTTGTTGGGCGGTAGGTAGGCATTGTTCGGTCGCTCGTAGTGATACCCATCGTCCAAAGTCACCGGTTCTGgcgtagtggtggtggtcgtcgtcgtcgtcgttgtcctcGTCGTTGCCGGCTTCGTGGGACGAGGCGTTGTGGGACGGGTCGTAAACGGTTTGGAGGTTCGTTGGGTTGGCGGCGGTGCCTGGTTAAGGCTGTAAAGATAGATGTGGCTCGTACAACGCCCAAGATCCAAGCTCCACGTACAATGTATTAAATCGCGACATACTCGGGAATCTCCAAGTCCAGCTCGGTGATCGGATGGTAGCCGAATTCGTCGGCCGTGTAGCGCACCCTGTACCGCTTGCCATTGGCACCCGTGTACGTGTAGGAGCCCATGACGACGAACGTCTTGGAGTCGTTGCGTAGCTTGCCAATCTGCTCGATTTCGATGCCATTCTCAGTCTCTACACTGCACTTGGAGTAGTgttcagaagaaaacaaatggatCAACAACAGAGGATCAAGGCAAGGCATCGTCCGAATGCTAACATTGCGATACTTACGCGTACTTGAACTTCCCTTTGCCCTGGTTGCGCACCTCCGCCATTACGATCGATGCCTTCATGACGTTGCCGCTGAACTTGGACGGATCTTTCGTGTCCTCGACCGGGAACGTGAACTCGTCCTCGGAGAACAGATCATCGTTGCGGCTCTTCGCCGGTATCTTGATGCGAGCCGCATGCACCATCGCCACTAACGCTAAGCCCAATACCGGCAGTGACCTTAACCGCTGCAAAGCGCAGCACGACAGACAGTGAGAGGTTAGATGCGGGAGATGAAGCGATCACTCAACTCGTGCTCGGATTGTCTGGTTTTGAATTTGTTAGACTACACGGATACGAGGTATCGGCGGTGGCTCCCTGCCCAAAGTGGAAACACCAATTTGACGGACCATATAACTCATTATGAAGCCAGCTAATGAATTGGTGCCGATTCGGCATCCATCATGTGTAGCGCCAATCAAAACGACGAAGCCGCCCCATCCCCAGCCGGATGGAAATGGAGACATCAGGGAGACACCACGCTCCATGTGTCCATCGTCCGTGCCGTGAAGTCGTCGTCCACCTGCACGCTAGGataccgacgacgatgatgatgattgcttCGCTTTTAGCATTATGCTAATTTCCCGTTTATCACCCGGCAGCGATTTTGGGCTTGTGtctggtggccgccaccaccgctctCGTAGGTGTGAGCGcgtttttatcgatttttctggtgtttttttttaccatcTCAGCGAAACGGGCTGGGTCGTATTTATTGCTATCGATGTTTTGACGACCGAATTTTAATGAGCCAACCCACCGCCAAGAGCTCCATCAGATCACCGTTCCCGGTACTGATCTTGAGGTgtccaacatttaaattatttggCGGAGACAAATAGGCGTTCTTACGCGCTATGGCAAACCCCGTGGAGGGAAGCCCATTTGAACCAGTTCTGGCGAGCTGCTTCGTGGGCGTACTAGGCGACTTCATCTGCTTAGCTATCTTTCTTGCGCTTCTACAAACACTGTACACCGGCCCCGATGAAAGTCGGTTGTTCTTTGCTAAAGCCCGTCGCAGCAACAGGTTGTATGGTGCTGCTTTATAAAGTGTACTATAAACGGCGTAAACTAATGCTTCCGCATCATCGACATAACTGCatggccatcgtcatcgtaTCAACTCCACATCCAGATAACTCAGATATTGCTCAGATATGCTCTCAGATAATAGATCAACTGACTTTGTTCTCCACTAGAGACTAGAGACTCCACTAGAGATTCACTAGAGAGTTTAGGCAAAACGCCAATAACTGAAGTGCTCCTTAAGCTGGGGTACCTGCTCAACGTATCACATTCGTTGCAAGCCCCAGTAGATGCAATAAAAAGGAAATGccgtttgaatgtttgattgattgaaggGATTGATCATTTGAGCTACACAACAGATCCTCAATGGCCCACCCCGTGCCTGGCAGGAAGGCCGTCTCAAGGGGTCGGCGGCATTAGCGCTTACTTACGTGCTGCATCGTGGAACAggtggaaaatcgaacaaTCCTAAATCTCCAACAACCACAAGCACTCGCTTACAGGTTAAACCTGACACACTGGACCGCACGCACTACACCGAAGTAGAGGCGCCGTGTACTCTACGCACCACGCGATTGCCTCGATCGCCTAGCGTAGTAATCCTTAGGAACCCCGAACCCGAGCAGAGCAGAAGATGTGGCAAGGATCAGTTTCGGCGACAAACTAAACCGGACCAAGCGGGCGGATAGGCACTTTATACCAACCGTCGTCGGACCGTCGTCGGACGATGTGGACCTCCAAAAACGGCccaaggaaaagaaaaggaaaaaaaaaccaccaaagcACAGgtggtgtcgtcgtcgccgtcgctgttGTTGTCGCCAATCCGACCAGCGACCAGGCAGGCAGACTACGGACGAGCGAGCCGCGTACTGGAGAAGATTACAGATTGATCGCATCCTTTTCAGAATCGCGACAGTTGCATCACACAGTTGAGGAAGTTGACCGTGGCCTTCTAAGGGCTCTAGGTCGAAGATCCGAGAGGTTCCAAGGGTTCTGAGACCTTGTCTGAAATGGTCCGGTATATGGTCGCTTTCGTAGTGGAAGCAACCTCTTCCGGCACATTAGGCTACTGAATTTgtgtgaaataaaatcatcgGTCGTGCTGGTTTCCCTCAATTTCTTACTCCTTACACTCCTTCATATCTTTTCCAAAATTTGCGCATATATTTATAAAGGCAGTACCACCTTTTTGAAATCACGGCAACGTTTCCCACTGCTGGAAACACACCCACGGTCTCCCGGAGCTCGGAAGATGCGCTGAGCCTGCTGCGCCTGAGGCTGCGCCAGTCTCGGTGGCGCGGCACCTTTTGGGCACGAGTTTGAACTTCAGCAAGGAACGGCACACTCCGGAAATGTGCGATGTGCGTGAGATGCCAGTTGTGAAGGCCAGCATTTTGGCAGCACCACCGCGCCGCGGTCACCAGTCTTTTTCCCCAATATGAAGATGCTGTTGGAGGGGGGttgggcggggggggggggcgttgAAGATTTACGacacggcggccgccgaaTCCCATCCCCGCCCGgctcagcccagcccagcccagcccagcactAATTAACGACATGAAATGCAGAAGCCGGCTATAGAGCCGCTCCTCGAAGGGAAGGAAATAAATAACCTAAACCGGATTCCGGTCCCCTGTGATCCAGATCcccaggtggtggtggtggtggtgggccgtggACCGTAACAGCTGGGCCACCTGCACACGCTGTGAATGCCCATTCTGGTCCATTCATTTGCTGAGTCGCGATTTGCGCGATTCTCGGCTCGGTTCTCCACCCCGTCAGTTTTCGTCGAcacaaccttttttttttattccggACAGTGTGCAGCAGTCGGATTGGTAGTTAAGATAACACCACACGTCTCTCCGCGGGGCCATACTCCTGAACGTTCCGTTCTCTCGATatctccggccggccaccggctctGCCTGTTAAGAAAATCCCAAAACTCCTCTCCAGAGATCAGCAGGGCAAAGCtgttttttccgtttgttttttcttgctgtAGCCAAC
Above is a genomic segment from Anopheles bellator chromosome X, idAnoBellAS_SP24_06.2, whole genome shotgun sequence containing:
- the LOC131213333 gene encoding uncharacterized protein LOC131213333; this encodes MSCTGVPSDHSSIASDVTDLILSMAAAPLARRTRSFRSRLRSLPVLGLALVAMVHAARIKIPAKSRNDDLFSEDEFTFPVEDTKDPSKFSGNVMKASIVMAEVRNQGKGKFKYAVETENGIEIEQIGKLRNDSKTFVVMGSYTYTGANGKRYRVRYTADEFGYHPITELDLEIPDLNQAPPPTQRTSKPFTTRPTTPRPTKPATTRTTTTTTTTTTTPEPVTLDDGYHYERPNNAYLPPNNEYLPPQEPDIDYLPPKTSLEDARLNYQEPIDEFVPPRYDLRNGF